Below is a genomic region from Fusobacterium canifelinum.
ACAAAAATGAATTATTATGATTTGGAGTAAAAAATGCATATTACACTTTATAGAAAATATAGACCAAGTAGTTTTTCAGAAGTATCTGGTGAAAATGAAATAGTAAAAAGTTTAAAGTTATCTTTAAAAAATAAGTCTATGGCACATGCTTATCTTTTTTCAGGTCCAAGAGGAGTAGGGAAAACAACTATTGCAAGACTTATTGCAAAGGGAGTAAACTGTCTTAATTTAAAAGAAACTGGTGAACCTTGTAATGAGTGCAAAAATTGTAAGGCAATAAATGAAGGAAGATTTTCTGATTTAATAGAAATAGATGCTGCCTCTAATAGAAGTATTGATGAAATTAGAAGTTTAAAGGAAAAAATTAACTATCAACCAGTTGAAGGTTTAAAAAAAGTATATATAATAGATGAAGCACATATGCTTACCAAGGAAGCTTTTAATGCACTTTTAAAAACTTTGGAAGAGCCGCCTGCACATGTTATGTTTATACTTGCAACAACAGAATTAGAAAAAATCTTACCAACTATAATTTCTCGTTGTCAAAGATATGATTTTAAACCACTTGATTTAGATGAAATGAAGTCAGGGCTAGCACATATCTTAAAAGAAGAAAATTTATCTATGACTGATGATGTCTATCCAGTTATCTATGAAAATTCTTCTGGAAGCATGAGAGACTCAATTTCTATTTTAGAAAGACTTATAGTTACTGCAAATGGTAAAGAAATAGATTTAAAAATAGCAGAAGATACTTTAGGGATAACACCAAGTTCAAGAATAAAAATATTTTTAAATAAGCTATTAAAT
It encodes:
- the dnaX gene encoding DNA polymerase III subunit gamma/tau, whose protein sequence is MHITLYRKYRPSSFSEVSGENEIVKSLKLSLKNKSMAHAYLFSGPRGVGKTTIARLIAKGVNCLNLKETGEPCNECKNCKAINEGRFSDLIEIDAASNRSIDEIRSLKEKINYQPVEGLKKVYIIDEAHMLTKEAFNALLKTLEEPPAHVMFILATTELEKILPTIISRCQRYDFKPLDLDEMKSGLAHILKEENLSMTDDVYPVIYENSSGSMRDSISILERLIVTANGKEIDLKIAEDTLGITPSSRIKIFLNKLLNENEYDIINELENLANESFDIELFFKDLAKYCKNAIVKKEIDVDKGLKIISTIYDVIGKFKFEDDKKLVGYVIVAEILSNTKQTVVKVVTTAQTNVNPPTSSTEEKPKDKEKVNIKLTISDIKNNWNSILAEANNKRFSYKAFLMGANPVRIEDNNLYINYDKKYSFAKDLMETPEYSQEFTKIVKGFFNEDDLEIKYEVVGQKKEEENKNSEFFQKIENYFKGEN